The Aquila chrysaetos chrysaetos chromosome 6, bAquChr1.4, whole genome shotgun sequence genome window below encodes:
- the MUC13 gene encoding mucin-13: protein MRRCVFLAVVPILVLSLSEGNSTENTTATAATTSPTTTGNSTENTTATTVTTSPTTTGNSTENTTATTVTTSPTTTGKEQKASVIPFRGQIGTFPTRNTKLCYRLPFLSSGNSTENTTATTVTTSPTTTGDLCNPDPCGKKLAKCVALYSTFTCLCQYGFYYSNKDCHRGKIFPGVIKLKGFYSDSIQTVNSTQYEEVFQYTTKFFKDAFKYLAGFEQTVIVEIQPVKEGRASLPVSVTVANLFMENSTVSTEAVTSAGTDAVENSPYVSQYRATTYCAAFKCDVQTTNCVESMFPKCVCKSSFSKTEWDDRSCSDCSKDCSAEENKYCAKEKGTPTCKCMPNFEKKNDKCVPCPVGYSGENCKNNSELILIIVGTVFGAIILSLVIAVSIVSVRARRKQDPEKKRLIKSGNSNPNTSDDRQTMMFPRVQTTSGHGNPGYQPNNPYEMRSTNRGHFPERDYEDLYEASRESEGFRMQSRY from the exons ATGAGACGCTGCGTATTCCTCGCTGTGGTGCCCATCCTGGTGTTGAGCCTTTCGGAAG gaaacagcactgaaaacactACTGCCACAGCTGCGACGACAAGCCCAACAACTACAG gaaacagcactgaaaacactACCGCCACAACTGTGACGACAAGCCCAACAACTACAG gaaacagcactgaaaacactACCGCCACAACTGTGACGACAAGCCCAACAACTACAGGTAAGGAACAAAAGGCCTCAGTCATCCCTTTCCGAGGACAGATTGGA ACTTTTCCAACACGCAACACTAAGCTGTGCTACCgtctccctttcctttcatcaggaaacagcactgaaaacactACCGCCACAACTGTGACGACAAGCCCAACAACTACAG GGGACTTGTGCAACCCAGAcccttgtggaaaaaaattggcTAAATGTGTTGCTTTATATAGCACTTTTACTTGCCTGTGCCAATATGGATTCTACTATAGCAACAAGGATTGTCACAGAG GGAAAATATTCCCCGGGGTCATTAAACTGAAAGGATTTTACAGTGATAGCATTCAAACTGTAAATTCCACGCAGTATGAAGAGGTGTTCCAATATACAACAAAGTTT TTTAAGGATGCCTTCAAATATTTAGCAGGCTTTGAACAGACTGTCATCGTGGAAATTCA ACCTGTAAAAGAAGGCAGAGCTTCTCTTCCAGTGAGTGTAACAGTGGCAAACCTGTTTATGGAGAACTCAACTGTAAGCACTGAGGCAGTTACATCTGCAGGAACTGATGCAGTAGAAAATTCACCCTACGTCTCTCAGTACAGAG ctaCAACCtactgtgctgcttttaaatGTGATGTTCAGACCACAAACTGCGTAGAAAGTATGTTTCCAAAATGCGTATGCAAAAGTAGTTTCTCAAAGACAGAATGGGATGATCGTTCTTGTTCAG attgCAGTAAAGActgttctgcagaagaaaacaagtactgtgcaaaggaaaaagggacTCCAACATGCAAATGCATGCCTAACTTTGAAAAGAAGAATGACAAATGTGTACC TTGTCCAGTGGGCTACTCTGGGGAGAACTGCAAGAACA atagTGAACTCATCCTTATAATAGTGGGTACAGTGTTTGGAGCCATTATCCTGAGTTTAGTGATAGCAGTCTCTATTGTTTCAGTAAG AGCCCGACGCAAACAAgatccagagaagaaaagactgaTAAAGTCAGGAAATTCCAACCCAAATACCTCTGATGACAGACAGACCATGATGTTCCCCAGAGTCCAGACCACTTCTGGCCATGGAAACCCAGGATATCAGCCAAACAACCCATATGAGATGCGTTCCACAAATAGAGGTCATTTTCCGGAGAGGGATTATGAAGATTTG